From a single Fusobacterium sp. IOR10 genomic region:
- the dpaL gene encoding diaminopropionate ammonia-lyase, with the protein MELLKWIKNEKSRNKNYEKIPLFGFQDEDINEVYNFHKTLPNYKATPLVNLKDLSKHYGIKNIWIKDESKRFGLNAFKVLGGSYAMVKFLSKRLNKPMKELPFNVLISDEVKKELGDITFVTATDGNHGRGVAWMANKLRQKSIVYMPKGSAIMRLENIRKEGAKATITDLNYDDAVRLANDKAISIGGVMVQDTAWDGYEEIPLWIMQGYTTIINEIKEQLNGDKPTHVFLQAGVGSFAGAIQGYLSHLYKEERPITVICEPHGANCIYKSMEVNDGNPHNVTGDLKTIMAGLACGEPNTISWKILRDNSDFSVSCEDSISARGMRVLSSPLGEDERVISGESGSVGLGLVTELLDNKEKYKEFLNELKLNENSKVLCISTEGDTDLQGYKNIVWDGMYSNK; encoded by the coding sequence ATGGAATTATTGAAATGGATAAAAAATGAAAAAAGTAGAAACAAAAATTATGAAAAGATACCTTTATTTGGTTTTCAAGATGAAGATATAAATGAAGTATATAATTTTCATAAAACATTACCAAATTACAAAGCAACTCCTCTGGTAAATTTAAAGGATTTATCTAAGCATTATGGTATTAAAAATATTTGGATAAAGGATGAATCAAAAAGATTTGGACTTAATGCATTTAAAGTTTTAGGTGGATCTTATGCAATGGTAAAATTTTTAAGCAAAAGATTAAACAAACCTATGAAAGAACTTCCATTTAATGTATTAATATCAGATGAAGTGAAGAAAGAATTAGGAGATATTACTTTTGTAACTGCAACTGATGGAAATCACGGTAGAGGAGTAGCTTGGATGGCAAATAAATTAAGACAAAAATCAATTGTTTATATGCCTAAGGGTTCTGCAATTATGAGACTTGAAAACATTAGAAAAGAAGGAGCCAAAGCCACAATAACTGATTTAAATTATGATGATGCAGTTAGACTTGCAAATGATAAAGCTATTTCAATAGGTGGAGTAATGGTTCAAGATACAGCTTGGGATGGATATGAAGAAATTCCTTTATGGATAATGCAAGGTTATACAACTATTATAAATGAAATAAAAGAGCAATTGAATGGCGATAAACCAACTCATGTATTTTTACAAGCTGGTGTAGGTTCTTTTGCAGGGGCTATTCAAGGATACTTATCTCATTTGTACAAAGAAGAAAGACCAATTACAGTAATATGTGAACCACATGGAGCAAATTGTATTTATAAATCAATGGAAGTAAATGATGGTAATCCTCATAATGTAACTGGAGATTTAAAAACAATAATGGCAGGACTTGCTTGCGGAGAACCTAATACAATAAGTTGGAAAATATTAAGAGATAATTCAGATTTTTCAGTTTCTTGTGAAGATAGTATTTCAGCTAGAGGAATGAGAGTATTATCTAGTCCACTAGGTGAAGATGAAAGAGTTATTTCAGGAGAATCTGGATCAGTAGGACTTGGACTAGTTACAGAATTATTAGATAACAAAGAAAAATATAAAGAATTTTTAAATGAATTAAAGCTTAATGAAAATTCAAAAGTTTTATGTATAAGTACAGAAGGGGATACAGATTTACAAGGTTATAAAAATATTGTGTGGGATGGAATGTATTCTAATAAGTAA
- a CDS encoding YfcC family protein — protein MKSRKMYTAYTIVFIFLLITAVLTWIVPQSVVVTENGVKKVVFDAIFSSSGEVIKNVGPQPAGLWDIIMAPVKGFQKSSSVGMAILMAGAFLGLINSVGAMDAGIGALLNKYTGNALISILMFVFAVFGTVFGLWEEIPAFSIVIVPLFVLAGYDVITGLAVIFVGATAGNMASIVNPFSTGAAMGAIGNPDLSLGSGIQLRIVIFFVLYFIGLVFTLKYANKVKKDKKNSIVYGVDVNTRTKNQEKLPDLTKKRFWSIMVLIFIIVLLILGYMPWYEIKFSSGGTLQDIINAPINFIGSIPILGSLIGAKHITPLGDWYFNEFSFVFFMGSLLIGLINKIPEDKFAKEFLAGARDLLGVVLVLAVANGISVLMGSKTSGISVTFVYWIQAALQGIPAWAFAVATVLAYVGIGFFLQSTSGVAGITMPILGAVAMALFGTSAIGATGGQAMLISAFVLGLNFTSAIYPSATVMGTLELYKVPYDIYLKFSLKVYPIMLIVGCILISLSRFLGV, from the coding sequence ATGAAAAGTAGAAAAATGTATACAGCCTATACTATAGTTTTTATATTTTTATTAATAACAGCAGTTTTAACTTGGATAGTTCCACAATCAGTTGTAGTTACTGAGAATGGAGTTAAAAAAGTAGTTTTTGATGCAATATTTAGTTCAAGTGGTGAAGTAATTAAAAATGTAGGTCCTCAACCAGCTGGATTATGGGATATTATAATGGCTCCAGTTAAAGGTTTTCAGAAATCAAGTTCTGTTGGAATGGCAATTCTTATGGCAGGTGCATTTTTAGGATTAATTAACTCAGTGGGAGCTATGGATGCAGGAATAGGAGCTTTATTAAACAAATATACAGGAAATGCTCTAATAAGTATTTTGATGTTTGTGTTTGCTGTTTTTGGAACTGTGTTTGGTCTTTGGGAAGAAATACCAGCTTTTTCAATAGTTATAGTTCCTTTATTTGTTTTAGCAGGTTATGATGTTATAACAGGGTTAGCAGTTATATTTGTAGGGGCAACAGCTGGAAATATGGCAAGTATAGTGAATCCATTTTCAACAGGGGCAGCAATGGGAGCTATAGGAAATCCAGATTTATCCTTAGGAAGTGGAATACAGTTAAGGATAGTTATATTCTTTGTTCTGTATTTTATTGGATTAGTTTTTACTTTGAAATATGCAAATAAAGTAAAAAAAGATAAAAAAAATTCAATTGTCTATGGTGTAGATGTTAATACAAGAACAAAAAATCAAGAAAAATTACCAGATTTAACTAAGAAAAGATTCTGGTCTATAATGGTGTTAATATTTATTATAGTATTGTTAATATTAGGTTATATGCCATGGTATGAAATTAAATTTTCAAGTGGAGGAACTCTTCAAGATATAATTAATGCACCAATAAATTTTATAGGATCAATTCCAATTTTAGGATCCTTAATAGGTGCTAAACATATAACTCCCCTTGGAGATTGGTATTTTAATGAGTTTTCTTTTGTATTTTTTATGGGTTCTTTATTAATAGGGTTAATAAATAAAATTCCAGAAGATAAATTTGCAAAGGAATTTTTAGCAGGAGCAAGAGATTTATTAGGTGTAGTTTTAGTTTTAGCTGTTGCAAATGGTATTTCAGTTTTAATGGGTAGTAAAACTTCAGGAATTTCAGTAACATTTGTTTACTGGATTCAAGCTGCTCTTCAAGGAATTCCAGCTTGGGCATTTGCAGTGGCAACAGTTTTAGCCTATGTGGGAATAGGTTTCTTCTTGCAATCTACAAGTGGAGTTGCAGGAATAACTATGCCAATACTTGGAGCAGTTGCCATGGCTTTATTTGGAACTTCAGCAATAGGAGCTACAGGTGGTCAAGCAATGTTAATATCAGCTTTTGTTTTAGGACTTAATTTTACTTCAGCTATATATCCAAGTGCCACAGTAATGGGAACATTGGAACTGTACAAAGTTCCTTATGATATTTATTTGAAATTTTCATTAAAAGTATATCCAATAATGTTAATTGTAGGATGTATATTAATATCCTTATCTAGATTCTTAGGAGTATAA
- a CDS encoding sigma-54-dependent Fis family transcriptional regulator, with the protein MELLSNAINDIKKYAETISQVINIDIEIMSKDLVRIAATGILKNKVGLNMSSEAHVYKMVLKTGETKIITSPRKDPICKTCPSKDNCSEKLEISTPIMYKDNPIGVIGLICFKEKQKNDFMEKKDLYIKFLIQMASFISSKIYEANKRKEIEHNNIILSNIIDRIPDSIILTDNNNKIELINKSGKLLFNPEDINHPLKANNIKTLFDKKEFDLITKDNINNVVGDIISFPTNYEESKTLYIFKESNKFMSYINNFKNNFKNNLNDNFTFSSSKMEEVYSKVYKISKTNTTTLLTGESGSGKEIIAKLIHSTSNRSNEKFIAVNCGAIPESLIESEFFGYVKGAFTGANPNGKIGFFEQANNGTIFLDEIGDMPLNLQVKLLRVLQEKIISPIGSNYQKKIDVRIIAATNKNLEKLVENNKFREDLYYRLNVFPIDIPSLKERPKDIKDLTIFFMKKYCQSSSIPEKNISKEVMDVFLKYNWPGNIRELKNVVEYSLAMSDSFNYNVTTKDLPPKLINSLEKNYAKTLADIEKDAILNLLGKYGNSSENKKEIANILGIGIATLYRKIKQYNL; encoded by the coding sequence ATGGAATTATTAAGTAATGCAATAAATGATATTAAAAAATATGCAGAAACAATATCACAAGTTATAAATATTGATATTGAAATAATGAGTAAAGATTTAGTTAGAATAGCTGCAACTGGAATTCTAAAGAATAAAGTAGGCTTAAATATGAGTTCAGAAGCTCATGTATATAAAATGGTTTTAAAAACAGGAGAAACTAAAATCATTACTTCTCCAAGAAAAGATCCAATTTGTAAAACCTGTCCTTCAAAAGATAATTGTTCTGAGAAACTTGAAATTTCAACTCCTATAATGTATAAAGATAACCCAATTGGAGTTATTGGTTTAATATGTTTTAAAGAAAAACAAAAAAATGATTTTATGGAAAAAAAAGATTTATATATAAAATTTTTAATACAAATGGCTTCTTTTATTTCTTCTAAAATTTATGAAGCAAATAAAAGAAAAGAAATAGAACATAACAACATAATTTTATCTAATATTATTGATAGAATTCCAGATTCTATTATTCTAACTGATAATAATAATAAAATTGAATTGATTAATAAGTCTGGAAAATTATTATTTAATCCTGAAGATATAAATCATCCATTAAAAGCGAATAATATAAAGACATTATTTGATAAAAAAGAATTTGATTTAATAACTAAGGATAATATAAATAATGTTGTTGGTGATATTATTTCATTTCCAACAAATTATGAAGAATCAAAAACCTTGTATATTTTTAAAGAGTCTAATAAATTTATGAGTTATATAAATAATTTTAAAAATAATTTTAAAAATAATTTAAATGATAATTTTACTTTTTCTTCTAGCAAAATGGAAGAGGTTTATTCTAAAGTATATAAAATTTCTAAGACAAATACAACAACATTGTTAACAGGAGAAAGTGGATCAGGTAAAGAAATTATAGCAAAACTTATTCATTCTACTAGTAATAGATCAAATGAAAAATTTATTGCAGTTAACTGTGGGGCTATTCCAGAATCATTAATAGAAAGCGAGTTCTTTGGTTATGTGAAAGGTGCTTTTACTGGAGCTAATCCAAATGGTAAAATTGGTTTTTTTGAACAAGCAAATAACGGAACTATATTTTTAGATGAAATTGGAGATATGCCTTTAAATTTACAAGTTAAATTGCTTAGAGTTTTGCAAGAAAAAATTATATCACCAATTGGATCTAATTATCAAAAGAAGATTGATGTTAGGATTATTGCTGCAACAAATAAAAATTTAGAAAAATTAGTTGAAAATAATAAATTTAGGGAAGATTTATATTATCGTTTAAATGTTTTTCCTATAGATATACCATCATTAAAGGAAAGACCTAAAGATATTAAAGATTTAACTATTTTTTTTATGAAGAAATACTGTCAATCTTCTAGTATTCCTGAAAAAAATATTTCAAAAGAAGTTATGGATGTATTTTTAAAATATAATTGGCCTGGAAATATTAGAGAATTAAAAAATGTTGTAGAATACTCTTTGGCCATGTCAGATTCATTTAACTATAATGTTACAACTAAAGATTTACCACCTAAATTAATTAATTCTTTAGAAAAAAATTATGCTAAAACTCTTGCTGATATTGAAAAAGATGCTATTTTAAATTTATTAGGAAAATATGGAAACTCATCTGAAAATAAAAAAGAAATTGCAAATATTTTAGGAATTGGTATTGCAACCTTATATAGAAAAATAAAGCAATATAATTTATAA
- a CDS encoding Sapep family Mn(2+)-dependent dipeptidase, translating into MKKELTKCQRDVLEKNFINYLKDLDEIIKIPSVYEEDNSSYPFGKNIQLALEKTLEVCKKLGMNTYLDPDGYYGYSEIGEGEKLVGVLGHLDVVPPGNLDEWNSDPFKPTIKDGKYYARGSQDDKGPTLAAIYALKSLLDSGFKLNYRVRFIFGTDEENLWRDMPKYIEKEEIPTLGFTPDSKFPLIYSEKGLLQCKLIAKNESGLIFKGGDAFNCVPSKFIGDKNEKLEKVLKELKYEFKENKNKIEIIGKSVHAQIAEEGINAVNRYLHALTLSGKETKSGRFITENIIDYKYAQSIFGEVSDEHSGKLKFNIGKVELNKNEEILSIDIRIPVTYDKDKVVEKLKEKAKEYGFVYEQHDFLKSIYTPLDSQLVKTLMGAYEEITGDDKSQPISSGGATYARAMDNCVAFGSILPTGPKTEHQPNEYIILEEMKTAMKIYMRAFEKFNK; encoded by the coding sequence ATGAAAAAAGAATTAACAAAATGTCAAAGGGATGTATTGGAGAAAAATTTTATTAATTATTTAAAAGATTTAGATGAGATTATTAAAATTCCAAGTGTTTATGAAGAAGATAATAGCAGTTATCCATTTGGAAAAAACATTCAATTAGCTTTGGAAAAAACTTTAGAAGTATGTAAAAAATTAGGAATGAATACATATTTAGATCCAGATGGCTATTATGGATACTCTGAAATAGGAGAGGGAGAAAAATTAGTAGGAGTTTTAGGACATTTAGATGTGGTTCCACCAGGAAATTTAGATGAATGGAATTCAGATCCTTTTAAACCTACTATAAAAGATGGGAAATATTATGCTCGTGGTTCCCAAGATGATAAAGGGCCTACTTTAGCAGCTATTTATGCCTTAAAAAGTCTTTTAGATTCAGGTTTTAAATTAAATTATAGAGTTAGATTTATATTTGGAACTGATGAAGAAAATTTATGGAGGGATATGCCTAAATATATAGAAAAGGAAGAGATTCCAACACTGGGGTTTACTCCAGATTCTAAGTTTCCTTTAATTTATTCTGAAAAAGGACTTTTGCAATGCAAGTTAATTGCTAAAAATGAAAGTGGATTAATTTTTAAAGGGGGAGACGCCTTTAATTGTGTTCCTTCAAAATTTATAGGTGATAAAAATGAAAAATTAGAAAAAGTATTAAAAGAATTAAAGTATGAATTTAAAGAAAACAAAAATAAAATTGAAATTATTGGTAAAAGTGTACATGCTCAAATAGCTGAAGAGGGAATAAATGCAGTAAATAGATATCTTCATGCATTAACTCTTAGTGGAAAAGAAACTAAATCAGGTAGATTTATAACTGAAAATATAATTGATTATAAATATGCACAATCAATTTTTGGAGAAGTAAGTGATGAACACTCTGGAAAATTAAAATTTAATATTGGAAAAGTAGAGTTAAATAAAAATGAAGAGATTTTATCCATAGATATAAGAATACCAGTTACCTATGATAAAGACAAAGTAGTTGAGAAATTAAAAGAAAAAGCTAAGGAATATGGTTTTGTCTATGAACAACATGATTTTTTAAAGTCTATATATACACCACTAGATTCTCAGTTGGTAAAAACTTTGATGGGAGCATATGAAGAAATAACAGGGGATGATAAATCACAACCAATTTCAAGTGGAGGAGCAACATATGCAAGAGCTATGGATAATTGTGTTGCCTTTGGATCTATTTTGCCAACTGGACCAAAGACAGAACATCAACCTAATGAATATATAATTTTAGAAGAAATGAAAACTGCAATGAAAATTTATATGAGAGCCTTTGAAAAATTTAATAAATAA